Genomic window (Oncorhynchus masou masou isolate Uvic2021 chromosome 9, UVic_Omas_1.1, whole genome shotgun sequence):
TACCACTGTTTTCTACCTGGTCTAATAATACCACTGTTCCCTACACGGTCTAATAGTACCACTGTTCCCTACCTGGTCTGATAGTACCACTGTTCCCTACACGGTCTAATAGTACCACTGTTTTCTACCTGGTCTAATAGTACCACTGTTACCTACCTGGTCTAATAGTACCACTGTTTTCTACCTGGTCTAATAGTACCACTGTTCCCTACCTGGTCTAATAGTACCACTGTTCCCTACCTGGTCTAATAGTACCACTGTTCCCTACCTGGTCTAATAGTACCACTGTTCCCTACCTGGTCTAATAGTACCACTGTTCCCTACCTGGTCTAATAGTACCACTGTTCCCTACACGGTCTGATAGTACCACTGTTTACCTGGTCTGATAGTACCACTGTTCCCTACCTGGTCTAATAGTACCACTGTTCCCTACACGGTCTAATAATACCACTGTTCCCTACACGGTCTAATAGTACCACTGTTCCCTACACGGTCTAATAGTACCACTGTTCCCTACACGGTCTAATAGTACCACTGTTCCCTACACGGTCTAATAGTACCACTGTTCCCTACACGGTCTAATAGTACCACTGCTCCCTACACGGTCTAATAATACCACTGTTCCCTACCTGGTCTGATAGTACCACTGTTCCCTACCTGGTCTGATAGTACCACTGTTTTACACGATCTACCACCTGGTCTAATAGTACCACTCTTCCCTACCTGGTCTGATAGTACCACTGTTCCCTACCTGGTCTGATAGTACCACTGTTCCCTACACGGTCTAATAGTACCACTGTTTTCTACCTGGTCTAATAATACCACTGTTCCCTACCTGGTCTAATAGTACCACTGTTCCCTACACGGTCTAATAGTACCACTGTTCCCTACCTGGTCTGATAGTACCACTGTTCCCTACCTGGTCTGATAGTACCACTGTTCCCTACCTGGTCTGATAGTACCACTGTTCCCTACACGGTCTAATAGTACCACTGTTTTCTACCTGGTCTAATAGTACCACTGTTCCCTACACGGTCTAATAGTACCACTGTTCCATACACGGTCCAATAGTACCACTGTTCCCTACCTGGTCTAATAGTACCACTGAGGATTTGATGATCTCTCTCCACTTCTGCAGCTCAGCGTCATGGTAAAGCTGTTGGGACTCCAGGAGCTGGGCCCACTCCATCTGCGTCTGGGGCAGTTTACTAGACAGAAATACACACATACTGTCAAACACACCCAGATGCCATAGCCAAGAGCAACTCAAAGCTAAGTATTGTTCAGGGGcaattctgcagcattgtttTTTGAGGTTGGGAAAACAGGATGAAGCCCATGTGGTTTTCAGATGAAACTAAACAGACATATGCAGTCTGGGTTTGACTAAGTACACAGTTATATCAATTATAGTATTATGTAGGCAATAGGCATAATGCCAAAAACCTATGGGTGGTTAGCAACTTAGCGTACCTTTCATGTATCCGCAGCCCTTGCCAGGTGGTAAGATGCTGTGCAGAATACTCCAGCATCCACAGCTTATAGAACAGCATCATGTTGAGGAACACCAGCAAAACCaggctgaaggaggagaggaaaacagaAGAATGTAAGGGACAAAGGAAAGAAGATGAGTAATGAAAGCTACACAGGTGCTTTAGTCTGCATATTCATTAACCTATACAGGATCGGTGTCCAGACCTCGGAacagttgagctaatgtaggctaatgtgattagcatgaggttgtcagaaacaaaacaaaaatcccaggacatagacatatctgatatgggcagaaagcttaaattcttgttaatctaactgcactgtccaatatacagtagctattacagtgaacaaATATCaagctattgtttgaggagagtgcacaattatgaacttgaaaatgtatgaataaaccaattaggcacatttaggCAGTCTTGACAACATTTTGAATAGTATGCAatagttcattggatcagtctaaaactttgaaCATAcattgctgccatctagtggccaaagtcTAAATTGCACTGGGGCTAGAATAAttcattatggcctttctcttacaTTTcaaagaaaaatataaaaaaacatgttttttttctttcttttataTTATCTTTGACcatatctaatgtgttatattctcctacattaatttcacatttccacaaacttcaaagtgtttcctttcaaatggtatcaagattatgcatgtccttgcttcaggtcctgagccagaggcagttagatttgggtatgccattttaggcaaaaattgaaaaaaagggggcggatccttaagagtTTTTAATGAACCAGTTAAAATGAGGGAGGAGTATGTTTCCTGGTCAGGTCTAAGTGGTTTATCTTTAGCCAGATGTACCTTAGACAGATCCTATGGCAAGcaatgaaaggagaggaaaggagaggagagaagaggacaggacaggataatcacattcagaagacaaacaaaacaaatacaTGTTTAACACAGAATCAGATTTTTGCTCACTACTAAATATTTCAAAGAGAGTTGAACTGAAATAACTACAAATGAAACACAAATTGTTAAGATGGATCTGAAAGTGAGTGTGtatactgcatgtgtgtgtgtgtgtatgagtgtgtactCACACAAAACTGATGATGAGCAGCAGTTTGGACACGCTGTAGAGGGCGAAGCCTCCAGGAAGGTGCTCAGGCATGTGCCTGGTCTGAGTGGAACCTGAGGGGGGCAGCACAAACACGGACAAGGTCAACTAGATATATTTAACACGATATGATGTGTGAAAATGTATAACAGTATATGTAATGTATGTACCTTATGAAAGTGTATAAGAATCTACAGTGCATTAAGAGTTTATAAgagtataaaaaatataaaatatataatataatatatatagttTATATAATATCAACTTTTTTAAAGTGTCCCCCTGCCCTCTGACCTGTCACGCCCGCATGTTTGATGCGGTGGATGACCTCATCGTCGGTTGGCGTGGTGACGGGGCTGAGGAGGGCGTCGTCCAGGTGCTGGCTCCGTAGGTGGACCAGGGGTCTCTTCCTCCGTCTCACAGACGTCTTCACCCCCTTGACCTTGGGAGAAGACAGGGTCGACCCCAAAACCACATCCTCCACCTTCGACAGCTCCAACTCTGACAGGGCACCACAGAAGCCGTTTTTACGTTCATACATTAGGATGGCATTCGGTCATCAGATTAAATGTTGCTGGATATTTGGTGTGACAGACATAACAGCTAGTAGAGGAATTTACCAAGATGGTGGAAATTCTCGTCCAGCCCGCTCCAGAAGTTCTTCTCGATAAAGCCCTTCACTAATCCCCATGGCTGTTTTCTGTAACGCAGCTCAGTGGACACCCTAGGGACAAGGCCTCCACTGGTATAAGTTGAGGCAGTGTTTCTAAATGAACATGTAATAGTTTCAAGAGCCACATGTTATTACAACAGCTTCTATAAGGTCCTCCTCACCTTAACCGGCACTTGTTCTTGGCCACCCGTGTCAGCATGTAACGGTTGAGCGTGTAGAAGTAGTCGTGGTAGGGCACGTCGTGTGTGATGACCTCAGCATCGATGATGTAGCACTCACTCTCATGGCTGGCCTTGTacagtgtctgtgtctctgtgaccGTGGCTGTCTTGGGGGCCAGGGGGTTGGACAGGGAGATGGTATACATGATCTCTCTCGTCTGGTTCCCCGCTGCATCGTCCTTCTTCCAGGGGTGAAACACTATATCTGTGTGGCATTATATGGATACACATTAGATCACTACATAGTCAAAGGACAACACCAATGGAAGAGACAATAATGTGATGCTAACGCCAACGGACAGAATGTCTAACTTACCTGAAAACCTGCGCTGCTCCATGAAGTCGGTCATAAACTGGGATTCTGTGAAGAGGATGTCATACATCTTGTCCACACTGAACTTGTAAACCTCATCGATGTACTGTCTCCCTTTAAGGTCATCGTGGAAGGCCTGCACCTCCCCTGCTGGAGAACCATAGAGGGAAACACACTTTAGATGAAGTGCCCTTGGGGACATACTATCATATGGAGACAGTATTACCAAGACTTAGCGGCATCACTGAAGAGCCTGTTTCAtgccatatatacagtatatgcatcAAATCTGTTAATGGACGGAAGATTGAAGCCGTACCCTCATCGTGGGTCTCTGAGGAGTCGCTAAGTTCGGTGGGGATGTCTTCATTGTCATTGAAGTccagggaggtagagggcacCAGGCCGCTGGCCTCCGCTAGCCTCTGCTCCAGCACCATGGGC
Coding sequences:
- the LOC135546536 gene encoding protein Aster-B-like isoform X5, yielding MATSTASNSNRSTPACSPILRPKRSRSPTHQSLEPGENMVEKGHSDHSSDKSPSTPEQVVQRTYSLQSARSGGKNSKKSQSWYNHERQHILRVLSPTYKQRNEDFRKLFKQLPDTERLIVDYSCALQRDILLQGRLYLSENWICFYSNIFRWETLLTVRLKDICTMTKEKTARLIPNAIQVSTDGEKHFFTSFGARDRTYMMMFRLWQNALLDKPLCPKELWHFVHQCYGNELGLTSDDEDYVPPDDDFNTMGFCEEIPNEENEISNDNSSKSSAEAKHDGSPPSIHKKCIITNSTISSSISSEPLSVSLSDIIEFDLPPEKYIDCLPDGELLALPMVLEQRLAEASGLVPSTSLDFNDNEDIPTELSDSSETHDEAGEVQAFHDDLKGRQYIDEVYKFSVDKMYDILFTESQFMTDFMEQRRFSDIVFHPWKKDDAAGNQTREIMYTISLSNPLAPKTATVTETQTLYKASHESECYIIDAEVITHDVPYHDYFYTLNRYMLTRVAKNKCRLRVSTELRYRKQPWGLVKGFIEKNFWSGLDENFHHLELELSKVEDVVLGSTLSSPKVKGVKTSVRRRKRPLVHLRSQHLDDALLSPVTTPTDDEVIHRIKHAGVTGSTQTRHMPEHLPGGFALYSVSKLLLIISFVLVLLVFLNMMLFYKLWMLEYSAQHLTTWQGLRIHESKLPQTQMEWAQLLESQQLYHDAELQKWREIIKSSVVLLDQMKDSLLNLQRGIGLRDYSSEAEEKRSGYN